In the genome of Streptomyces sp. NBC_00190, one region contains:
- a CDS encoding cation:proton antiporter, translating to MSENDILLGIALIVALATTCQILASKLRVPSLILLLPAGFIAGALTDIIHPDQLIGESFSALVSLSVAVILYDAGLGLDLRNLTGHTRTIVGRLLLFGVTFTFLAVGAVGPALFSMSLRVAAMVGMILVVSGPTVVGPLLQYVRPTDKVRRLLIWEGTLTDPIGAILGAIVFHAVATTHQIDIGRGYQIGQFLISMAVGLVGGSVGVALLWLTLRVLRLGEALGTLAQLATVIAVSAGCDIVRDDTGLIAAIVTGMAAANIRGFDMPARRPFFETLVQLIIGLLFISISSSVTPASLTPVLLPTLVLVAFLVLIVRPLVAFTATTGKDMSVGERAFAGWMAPRGIVAASTAAAFSASLVELGLRGASKILPITFLVIVSTVVLYALTAGPVARRLGVATPNLTRPLLVGGAPWAIALGRALRSAGLDVQMWAGADEERARIKDAGITLARGDLLATATNPRARLEGVNAVFLLTDDDDFNALASVLVEDNVEGPVYRVGPPHESHGVVAPYTGGAVLFGGSLVRHVLAARYEQGARFLVQPASDPLPPGHETLFVVRADGRLEPVDESQAVIPEEGDLVVLLGPVPLGRQHLPEDS from the coding sequence CCCTGATCGTGGCCCTGGCCACCACCTGCCAGATCCTCGCGAGCAAACTGCGCGTCCCCTCGCTGATCCTGCTTCTGCCGGCCGGTTTCATCGCGGGCGCCCTGACCGACATCATCCATCCGGACCAGCTGATCGGGGAGTCGTTCTCCGCTCTGGTGTCCTTGTCCGTGGCAGTGATCCTCTACGACGCCGGACTCGGCCTCGACCTGCGCAACCTCACCGGCCACACCCGCACGATCGTGGGCAGGCTGCTGCTCTTCGGAGTGACCTTCACCTTCCTGGCCGTCGGGGCCGTCGGCCCGGCCCTGTTCAGCATGTCGCTGCGGGTGGCCGCGATGGTGGGCATGATCCTCGTCGTGTCCGGGCCCACGGTCGTGGGGCCCCTGCTCCAGTACGTGCGGCCGACCGACAAGGTGCGACGCCTGCTGATCTGGGAAGGGACGCTGACCGACCCGATCGGCGCCATCCTCGGGGCCATCGTCTTCCACGCCGTCGCGACGACGCACCAGATCGACATCGGTCGCGGGTACCAGATCGGCCAGTTCCTCATCAGCATGGCCGTCGGCCTCGTCGGCGGATCCGTGGGGGTCGCGCTGCTCTGGCTGACCCTGCGCGTGCTCCGGCTCGGCGAAGCGCTCGGAACGCTGGCGCAACTGGCCACGGTGATCGCAGTGTCGGCAGGATGCGACATCGTCCGCGACGACACCGGGCTCATCGCCGCGATCGTCACCGGTATGGCCGCGGCCAACATCCGGGGCTTCGACATGCCCGCTCGCCGGCCCTTCTTCGAGACACTGGTCCAGCTGATCATCGGGCTGCTGTTCATCTCCATCTCGTCCAGCGTCACCCCGGCCTCCCTGACACCCGTGCTCCTTCCCACGCTCGTCCTCGTCGCGTTCCTCGTCCTCATCGTGAGGCCGCTCGTGGCCTTCACCGCCACCACGGGCAAGGACATGAGCGTGGGGGAACGGGCGTTCGCGGGATGGATGGCCCCGCGCGGCATCGTCGCGGCCTCCACCGCGGCGGCCTTCTCCGCGAGCCTCGTCGAACTGGGGCTGCGCGGCGCTTCCAAGATCCTTCCCATCACCTTCCTGGTGATCGTCTCGACGGTCGTGCTGTACGCACTGACCGCAGGCCCCGTGGCCCGGCGGCTCGGCGTCGCCACGCCGAACCTCACGCGGCCCCTCCTGGTGGGCGGCGCTCCGTGGGCGATCGCACTCGGAAGGGCCCTGCGGTCCGCGGGGCTCGACGTGCAGATGTGGGCGGGCGCGGACGAGGAGCGCGCACGGATCAAGGACGCCGGGATCACACTGGCCAGAGGGGACCTGCTGGCGACGGCCACCAACCCCAGGGCGCGGCTGGAGGGGGTCAACGCCGTCTTCCTGCTCACCGATGACGACGACTTCAACGCGCTCGCCTCGGTGCTGGTCGAGGACAACGTCGAGGGCCCCGTCTACCGTGTGGGACCGCCCCATGAGAGCCATGGTGTCGTCGCGCCGTACACGGGCGGCGCCGTCCTCTTCGGCGGTTCGCTCGTCCGTCACGTCCTGGCGGCACGGTACGAGCAGGGCGCGCGGTTCCTGGTACAGCCGGCCTCCGATCCACTCCCGCCAGGACACGAAACGCTGTTCGTGGTACGTGCCGACGGCCGACTGGAGCCGGTCGACGAGAGCCAGGCCGTCATCCCGGAAGAGGGCGACCTCGTCGTGCTGCTCGGCCCCGTGCCACTGGGGCGGCAGCACCTTCCCGAGGACTCCTAG
- a CDS encoding DUF2254 domain-containing protein: MMSWAARFRLRQYAKASLWIIPLIGLVLGALLAEWLADVEPAGWVPDNWQYSATTASNVLSSVVGSMVALLGFVVTIGVLVVQQATGTLSPRYMRLWYRDRLQKLVLATFTGTFAYAFSLLRKIESDNVPDLGVTLSGVAVSVSLVLLLIYLNRFTHNLRPVAIADLVGRLGGKVLVRATERIHGAEARDGSPLPPTGPVTRIRSERGGVIQAFDATGMIAAAVRLDCVLVLAHQVGDFVPPGTTLVEAHGSARTPDPRQVTGLVALGTERTIEQDPAFALRILVDIAIRALSPAVNDPTTAVQVLNHIDTFLHAVGRAGLRSRYVLADGQGRPRLVVPGRGWEDYLQLGVTEIREYGATSFQVCRRLRALLEDLLETQPAERLPAVRAELVLLDEAVQRSFTDPARRASARTADRQGIGGARRPRSEPSP; encoded by the coding sequence ATGATGTCCTGGGCGGCGCGCTTCCGGTTGAGGCAGTACGCCAAGGCGAGCCTGTGGATCATCCCGCTGATCGGACTCGTCCTGGGCGCGTTGCTCGCCGAGTGGCTCGCAGACGTGGAGCCGGCGGGCTGGGTGCCGGACAACTGGCAGTACTCCGCGACGACCGCGAGCAATGTGCTCAGCTCGGTCGTCGGATCCATGGTCGCGCTGCTGGGGTTCGTCGTGACCATCGGTGTGCTCGTCGTCCAGCAGGCCACGGGAACGCTGTCCCCGCGCTACATGCGCCTCTGGTACCGCGACCGGCTGCAGAAACTCGTGCTGGCCACGTTCACCGGCACGTTCGCGTACGCCTTCTCCCTGCTGCGCAAGATCGAGTCGGACAACGTACCCGACCTCGGGGTGACCCTGTCCGGTGTGGCCGTCTCCGTCAGCCTCGTACTGCTGCTGATCTACCTCAACCGGTTCACCCACAACCTCCGGCCCGTGGCCATCGCCGACCTGGTGGGGCGCTTGGGCGGGAAAGTGCTCGTCCGCGCGACGGAACGCATCCATGGCGCCGAAGCACGCGACGGGTCTCCCCTGCCGCCGACCGGTCCGGTGACCCGCATCCGGTCCGAGCGGGGCGGAGTCATCCAGGCGTTCGACGCGACGGGGATGATCGCCGCCGCCGTCCGCCTCGACTGCGTCCTCGTACTGGCCCACCAGGTCGGCGACTTCGTGCCGCCCGGCACCACCCTCGTCGAGGCCCACGGCTCCGCGCGGACGCCCGACCCGCGGCAGGTGACCGGGCTCGTCGCCCTCGGGACCGAACGCACCATCGAGCAGGACCCCGCCTTCGCCCTGCGCATCCTCGTCGACATCGCCATCCGCGCCCTGTCGCCCGCCGTGAACGACCCGACGACCGCCGTGCAGGTGCTCAACCACATCGACACGTTCCTGCACGCCGTCGGCCGGGCCGGGCTCCGGAGCCGGTACGTGCTCGCCGACGGCCAGGGCCGGCCGCGGCTGGTGGTGCCGGGCCGCGGCTGGGAGGACTACCTCCAGCTCGGCGTCACCGAGATCCGCGAGTACGGAGCCACGTCCTTCCAGGTGTGCAGGCGGCTGCGCGCACTGCTGGAGGACCTGCTGGAGACCCAGCCGGCCGAACGTCTGCCGGCGGTACGGGCGGAACTCGTCCTCCTCGACGAAGCCGTCCAGCGGTCGTTCACCGACCCCGCCCGCCGCGCGAGCGCGCGGACGGCCGACCGGCAGGGCATCGGCGGTGCGCGGCGTCCTCGGAGCGAGCCCTCCCCCTGA
- a CDS encoding NPP1 family protein: MRTNRHIRRSIVVAGATLALVVGVTQVAFAAPPPALPAQAEAIEMTFQPAYDYDTDGCYPTPAIGSNGVLNGGLKPTGALNGSCRDASDLDNTNGYSRWTCNNGWCAVMYALYFEKDQALPGSSLGGHRHDWEHVVVWIQGNEAKYVSTSAHGDFNIHTRDQIRWDGTHPKIVYHKDGISTHCFRAANTNDEPPENHRRTWQFPALVGWSGYPATLRDKLSAADFGSAHFGLKDGAFASHLAEAKPAGIAFDPYL, encoded by the coding sequence TTGCGGACGAACCGTCACATCCGGAGATCCATCGTGGTCGCCGGCGCCACCCTCGCGCTGGTCGTCGGCGTTACCCAAGTGGCCTTCGCGGCGCCACCGCCGGCCCTGCCCGCCCAGGCCGAAGCGATCGAGATGACCTTCCAGCCGGCCTACGACTACGACACCGACGGCTGCTACCCGACACCCGCCATAGGCTCGAACGGTGTCCTGAACGGCGGGCTCAAACCCACCGGCGCCCTCAACGGCAGCTGCCGGGACGCCTCGGACCTCGACAACACCAACGGCTACTCCCGCTGGACCTGCAACAACGGCTGGTGCGCCGTGATGTACGCGCTGTACTTCGAGAAGGACCAGGCCCTCCCGGGCAGCAGCCTCGGAGGCCACCGCCACGACTGGGAACACGTGGTGGTGTGGATCCAGGGCAACGAAGCCAAGTACGTCTCGACCTCCGCCCACGGCGACTTCAACATCCACACGCGCGACCAGATCCGCTGGGACGGCACCCACCCCAAGATCGTCTACCACAAGGACGGCATCAGCACGCACTGCTTCCGCGCGGCGAACACCAACGACGAACCGCCCGAGAACCACCGCCGCACCTGGCAGTTCCCCGCGCTCGTCGGGTGGTCGGGCTACCCGGCGACACTGCGGGACAAGCTCAGCGCGGCCGATTTCGGCAGCGCGCACTTCGGCCTGAAGGACGGCGCCTTCGCGTCCCACCTGGCGGAGGCCAAGCCCGCGGGCATCGCCTTCGACCCGTACCTGTAG
- a CDS encoding glycoside hydrolase family 15 protein, producing MADYPLIEDHGLIGDLQTAALVTTDGTIDWFCCPRFDSPSVFGALLDWEKGGHFSVRPTEETYTTKQLYLPDTAILVTRYMTESGAGEVVDFMPVTGGTATDRHRLVRMLRCVRGSMTFQIDIAPRFDYGRAPHTLHVTENGAVFASDDLELTLSVVREPEDERVVHRLTGEHDLRVSLALEAGQQRGLVIESAAEGPPREIRVAEFQELFDDTRQYWRSWLRQSRYTGRWRETVERSAVTLKLMTYAPTGALVAAPTAGLPEQLGGERNWDYRFTWIRDASFSVYALLGLGFTEEARAFIGWLSDRVKEKAGSDTDTGPLNIMYRVDGSSDLYEETLEHWEGYQGSAPVRVGNGAATQLQLDIYGEALDSISFAHQHGIHLDIQGWTSLRTLLDWLVDHWDQAGEGLWETRGGRKHFTYGRVMSWVAFDRALRLAVAHGRPAESGRWAAERDNIYEQVLAKGWDPTRKAFVQHYGSDVLDSSLLRMPTVGFITPDDPMWTTTLDAMDRELVTDSLVYRYNPEASPDGLRGSEGTFSLCTFMYVDALARAGRADQARLVLEKMMTYANHLGLFSEEIALTGRQLGNFPQAFTHLALIDAAITLDETLNRMRQGGG from the coding sequence ATGGCTGACTACCCGCTGATCGAAGATCACGGCCTGATCGGTGATCTGCAGACCGCGGCATTGGTGACCACGGACGGAACGATCGACTGGTTCTGCTGCCCGCGTTTCGATTCCCCCAGCGTGTTCGGGGCTCTTCTCGACTGGGAGAAGGGCGGGCATTTCTCGGTCAGACCGACGGAAGAGACGTACACCACGAAGCAGTTGTACCTGCCGGACACGGCGATCCTCGTGACGCGGTACATGACCGAGTCCGGTGCCGGCGAGGTGGTCGACTTCATGCCGGTGACCGGAGGAACGGCCACGGACCGCCATCGCCTGGTCCGTATGCTCCGGTGCGTACGCGGCAGCATGACCTTCCAGATCGACATCGCCCCACGGTTCGACTACGGGCGGGCGCCCCACACGCTGCACGTCACCGAGAACGGAGCGGTGTTCGCCTCGGACGATCTGGAACTCACCCTCAGCGTGGTGCGGGAGCCGGAGGACGAACGGGTGGTGCACAGGCTCACCGGCGAGCACGACCTGCGCGTCTCGCTCGCGCTGGAGGCGGGACAGCAGCGGGGCCTGGTCATCGAGTCGGCCGCGGAAGGGCCGCCGCGCGAGATCCGCGTCGCCGAGTTCCAGGAGCTCTTCGACGACACCAGGCAGTACTGGCGGTCGTGGCTCCGCCAGTCCCGGTACACGGGCCGATGGCGCGAGACGGTGGAGCGCTCCGCCGTGACGCTGAAGTTGATGACGTACGCACCCACCGGCGCCCTGGTCGCGGCCCCCACGGCGGGCCTGCCGGAGCAGCTGGGCGGCGAGCGCAACTGGGACTACCGCTTCACCTGGATCCGTGACGCGTCCTTCTCCGTGTACGCCCTGCTGGGGCTGGGGTTCACGGAGGAGGCGAGGGCCTTCATCGGCTGGCTGAGCGACCGGGTGAAGGAGAAGGCCGGCAGCGACACCGACACGGGACCGCTGAACATCATGTACCGGGTGGACGGTTCCTCCGACCTCTACGAGGAGACCCTGGAACACTGGGAGGGGTACCAGGGATCCGCCCCGGTGCGCGTAGGCAACGGCGCGGCGACCCAGTTGCAGCTGGACATCTACGGCGAGGCACTCGACAGCATCTCCTTCGCCCACCAGCACGGCATCCACCTGGACATCCAGGGCTGGACATCGCTGCGCACGCTGCTCGACTGGCTCGTGGACCACTGGGACCAGGCCGGTGAGGGACTGTGGGAGACCCGCGGTGGGCGCAAGCACTTCACCTACGGCCGCGTCATGTCCTGGGTCGCCTTCGACCGCGCGCTGCGGCTGGCGGTCGCCCACGGTCGGCCTGCCGAGAGCGGCCGCTGGGCCGCCGAGCGCGACAACATCTACGAGCAGGTCCTGGCCAAGGGCTGGGACCCGACGCGCAAGGCATTCGTCCAGCACTACGGCAGCGACGTGCTCGACTCGTCGCTGCTGCGGATGCCGACGGTGGGTTTCATCACGCCCGACGACCCGATGTGGACGACCACCCTGGACGCGATGGACCGGGAGCTGGTCACCGACAGCCTGGTCTACCGCTACAACCCCGAGGCCTCGCCCGACGGTCTGCGCGGCTCCGAAGGAACGTTCTCCCTGTGCACCTTCATGTACGTCGACGCCCTGGCACGGGCCGGGCGGGCCGATCAGGCCAGGCTCGTGCTCGAGAAGATGATGACGTACGCCAATCACCTGGGTCTGTTCTCCGAGGAGATCGCCCTGACGGGCCGGCAGCTCGGCAACTTTCCCCAGGCGTTCACCCACCTGGCGCTCATCGATGCGGCCATCACCCTCGATGAGACCCTCAACCGCATGCGGCAGGGCGGCGGCTAG